Genomic window (Cloacibacillus sp. An23):
TCGCCGCCTTCTCGTACTTCGTCATGAAAGAGCGGCTCACCATGAACTACCTTTACGCCGCGCTCTGCATGGTAGGCGCCGTATTCTTTATATTCAGGGGAAATTAACGAAAAGTTTGAAAAGCGAGGCAGCCGCCCGTTTCGAACGGGCGGCTGCCTCGCTTTTGCGCTACTTCGTCAGCTCGTCGAAACTCGTTATGAACACTCCGCGCGGCGAAGAAAGCAGCTTGCGCGCCGCCATCAGCACGCCGCCGGTAAAGACGCCGCTCGAATAGTCGTCTATGTCGATGGTCACGACCTCGTCCTCGCGCGCTAACCTTATCGTGTGCCCGGAAAAAGGCCCCGGGTAAGAAATCCTTTCCGCGAAAACCCGCGTCCCGCCGATATCGGCGCCGAGCGCGCCGTCGTAGGTCTCCCTGCTCTTCACAGCCCCGGCCGCCCGCTCCGACAGGATTCCGGCGAGCATCACGGCGGTGCCGCTCGGCGCGTTGCCCATCTCCGGCGTATGGCGGTCTATTACTGAGGCGTATGGGTAGTACTCGCGCGCCTCGCGAAGAAACCTCGCGACGAGATTGACGCCGAGCGCGTAATTCGGCAGGGCCGCCCAGCGCAGCCCGCGCGACACTGCCTGCGCTCCGAGCCCGGCGAGTTCGTCCGGCTTCAGCCCCGTCGTGCCTACGACCGCGTCAGCGCCTAACCTCAGATAGCACTCGAGATTATCGCGCATAACCGCAGCCGCCGAAAATTCCACGACGATGTCCGGCTTCGAGGCAGTTATCCCCTCCTCGAGCGAAGCCGATGCCTTCACGCCGAGCGGCGCGATCCCCGCGAGCGTCCCCAAATCCTCTCCGGCCTCGCGGCACCATCCCCCGGCGAGCTCGAACCGGCCGCCCTTCGAGATCTCGCGCACGAGCGCCCTGCCGACGTTGCCCGAAGCGCCCGCGATAAAAATCCTCGCCATATCCGTGTATCCTCCTTTTTAAGCGCGGCCTGCGCCGCCAAGTTCGAGCCTCATATCGACATGCG
Coding sequences:
- a CDS encoding dihydrodipicolinate reductase C-terminal domain-containing protein gives rise to the protein MARIFIAGASGNVGRALVREISKGGRFELAGGWCREAGEDLGTLAGIAPLGVKASASLEEGITASKPDIVVEFSAAAVMRDNLECYLRLGADAVVGTTGLKPDELAGLGAQAVSRGLRWAALPNYALGVNLVARFLREAREYYPYASVIDRHTPEMGNAPSGTAVMLAGILSERAAGAVKSRETYDGALGADIGGTRVFAERISYPGPFSGHTIRLAREDEVVTIDIDDYSSGVFTGGVLMAARKLLSSPRGVFITSFDELTK